A region from the Mycobacterium heidelbergense genome encodes:
- a CDS encoding MFS transporter, with translation MRRVAAACLVGSAIEFYDFLIYGTAAALVFPTVFFPHLGPTVATIASMATFATAFLSRPLGAAVFGYFGDRLGRKKMLIATLLIMAVSTVSVGLVPTTSTIGVAAPLILVVLRLLQGFAVGGEWAGSALLSAEYAPAGKRGRYGMFTLLGGGTAGVLSSLTFLGVNFTIGETSPAFMQWGWRVPFLISAGLIGIALYVRVNIDETPVFAEEKARNLVPKAPLAELLRLQRREIFLAAGSILGALGFVYMGNTYLTVYAHSHLGYSRTFIWCVGALGGLVSITFVTLSATLCDRFGRRRMMLLGWTVCLPWSFVVIPLMDTGKPVLYAVAILGMFASAAIGSAPTAAFIPELFATRYRYSGAALAMNLAGIVGAALPPLIAGTLLATYGSWAIGLMLAALVSVGLVCTYLLPETNGTELGPGLEAVPSG, from the coding sequence ATGCGGCGGGTGGCGGCCGCCTGCCTCGTCGGCTCGGCAATCGAGTTCTACGACTTTCTCATCTACGGCACCGCGGCGGCGCTGGTCTTTCCCACGGTGTTCTTCCCGCACCTGGGCCCCACGGTCGCCACCATCGCGTCGATGGCGACGTTTGCGACGGCGTTTCTGTCCCGGCCGCTGGGCGCGGCGGTGTTCGGATACTTCGGGGACCGGCTGGGCCGCAAAAAGATGCTGATCGCCACGCTGCTGATCATGGCCGTTTCCACCGTGAGCGTCGGCCTGGTGCCCACCACGTCCACCATCGGCGTGGCGGCCCCGCTGATCCTCGTCGTGCTGCGGCTCCTGCAAGGCTTCGCCGTCGGCGGAGAATGGGCGGGATCGGCGTTGCTGAGCGCCGAGTACGCCCCGGCCGGCAAACGCGGGCGGTACGGCATGTTCACCCTGCTCGGCGGCGGCACCGCGGGAGTGCTGAGCAGCCTGACCTTCCTCGGCGTGAACTTCACCATCGGGGAGACCAGCCCCGCCTTCATGCAGTGGGGGTGGCGGGTCCCGTTCCTGATCAGCGCGGGGCTGATAGGCATCGCCCTATACGTGCGGGTCAACATCGACGAGACCCCGGTGTTCGCCGAGGAGAAGGCCCGCAACCTGGTCCCCAAGGCACCGCTCGCCGAGTTGCTGCGCCTGCAGCGCCGGGAGATCTTTTTGGCCGCGGGGAGCATCCTGGGCGCCCTGGGCTTCGTCTACATGGGCAACACCTACCTCACCGTGTACGCCCATTCCCACCTCGGTTACTCGCGCACCTTCATCTGGTGCGTGGGTGCGCTGGGCGGCCTGGTGAGCATCACGTTCGTCACGCTGTCGGCCACCCTGTGCGATCGGTTCGGGCGCCGCCGCATGATGCTGCTGGGGTGGACGGTCTGCCTGCCGTGGTCGTTTGTGGTAATCCCGCTGATGGACACCGGCAAACCGGTCTTGTACGCGGTCGCGATCCTCGGCATGTTTGCCAGCGCCGCGATCGGCTCGGCACCCACGGCGGCCTTCATTCCCGAGCTGTTCGCCACCCGCTATCGCTACAGCGGCGCGGCGCTGGCGATGAACCTGGCCGGCATCGTCGGTGCCGCCCTGCCGCCGCTGATCGCGGGGACGCTGCTGGCCACCTATGGCAGCTGGGCGATCGGTCTCATGCTGGCCGCCCTGGTCTCCGTCGGCCTGGTGTGCACCTATCTCCTGCCGGAAACCAACGGAACGGAGCTGGGACCCGGCTTGGAGGCCGTGCCCAGCGGCTGA
- a CDS encoding acyl-CoA synthetase gives MLLTSLNPSDVTAKDIADAVRIDGAVLSRGDLVGAATSVAERVAGAERVAILATPTASAVLAITGCLIAGVPFVPVPSDVGVAERRHILTDSRARAWLGPEPEEPEGLPHIPVRLRARSWHRYPEPSPDATAMVIYTSGTTGLPKGVVLSRRAIAADLDALAEAWQWTPDDVLVHGLPLFHVHGLVLGLLGSLRIGNRFVHTGKPTPDAYAAAGGTLYFGVPTVWSRVVADASAAEALRPARLLVSGSAPLPVPVFDRLAKLTGHRPVERYGASESLITISTRADGERRAGWVGLPLAGVQTRLLDDNGGPAPYDGETVGRLQVRGPMMFDGYLNRPEATAEAFDADGWYRTGDVAVIDGGGMHRIVGRESVDLIKSGGYRVGAGEIETALLGHPGVQEAAVVGLPDEDLGQRIVAFVVGSSELRAGELIDYVARELSVHKRPREVRVVDALPRNAMGKVLKKQLLSEG, from the coding sequence GTGCTGCTGACCTCGCTGAATCCGTCCGACGTCACCGCCAAGGACATCGCCGACGCGGTGCGCATCGACGGCGCCGTGCTCAGCCGCGGCGACTTGGTCGGCGCCGCAACGTCGGTGGCCGAGCGCGTCGCCGGCGCGGAGCGGGTCGCGATCCTGGCGACGCCGACCGCGTCGGCGGTGCTGGCGATCACCGGCTGCCTGATCGCCGGCGTGCCCTTCGTCCCGGTGCCGTCCGACGTCGGCGTGGCCGAACGCCGGCACATACTCACCGACTCTCGCGCGCGGGCCTGGCTGGGTCCCGAGCCCGAAGAGCCAGAAGGGCTGCCGCACATCCCGGTTCGCTTGCGCGCCCGCTCCTGGCATCGCTATCCGGAGCCGTCACCGGACGCCACCGCGATGGTCATCTACACGTCGGGCACCACCGGGCTGCCGAAGGGCGTGGTGCTGAGCCGGCGGGCGATCGCCGCCGACCTGGACGCGCTGGCGGAGGCCTGGCAGTGGACGCCCGACGACGTGCTGGTGCACGGGCTGCCGCTGTTTCACGTGCACGGGCTGGTGCTGGGGTTGCTCGGGTCGTTGCGGATCGGAAATCGCTTCGTGCACACCGGAAAACCGACACCGGACGCCTACGCGGCGGCGGGGGGCACCCTGTACTTCGGGGTGCCCACGGTGTGGTCGCGGGTGGTGGCCGACGCGTCGGCGGCCGAGGCGCTGCGCCCGGCCCGGCTGCTGGTGTCCGGTAGCGCCCCGCTACCGGTGCCCGTGTTCGACCGGCTGGCCAAGCTCACCGGGCACCGCCCCGTCGAACGCTACGGCGCCTCGGAATCGCTGATCACCATATCGACGCGGGCCGACGGCGAGCGCCGCGCGGGCTGGGTGGGCCTGCCGCTCGCCGGCGTGCAAACCAGGCTGCTCGACGACAACGGCGGCCCGGCGCCATACGACGGGGAAACCGTTGGAAGACTTCAGGTTCGCGGCCCGATGATGTTCGACGGCTACCTGAACCGACCGGAGGCCACCGCCGAGGCCTTCGACGCCGACGGCTGGTATCGTACGGGCGACGTCGCGGTAATCGATGGCGGCGGCATGCATCGCATCGTGGGCCGCGAGTCGGTCGACTTGATCAAGTCGGGCGGATACCGCGTCGGCGCGGGCGAAATCGAAACGGCGTTGCTCGGTCATCCGGGCGTGCAGGAGGCGGCCGTCGTCGGGCTGCCCGACGAGGACCTGGGCCAGCGCATTGTCGCCTTCGTCGTCGGCTCGTCCGAGCTGCGGGCGGGCGAGCTGATTGATTATGTGGCCCGCGAGCTTTCGGTGCATAAGCGCCCGCGTGAGGTGCGCGTCGTGGACGCGCTGCCCCGCAACGCGATGGGCAAGGTGCTCAAGAAGCAGCTGCTGTCCGAGGGCTGA
- the dapD gene encoding 2,3,4,5-tetrahydropyridine-2,6-dicarboxylate N-succinyltransferase, whose translation MSAVTGAVGIGLATLASDGSILDTWFPAPELTESGTGGTSRLATSDVPAELGALIGRDDDRGTETVAVRTVIGSLDDVAADAYDAYLRLHLLSHRLVAPHGLNAGGLFGVLTNVVWTNRGPCAIAGFEAVRARLRRHGPVTVYGVDKFPRMVDYVVPTGVRIADADRVRLGAHLAPGTTVMHEGFVNYNAGTLGASMVEGRISAGVVVGDGSDIGGGASIMGTLSGGGTQVISIGRRCLLGANAGLGISLGDDCVVEAGLYVTAGTKVTTPAGKTVKAAELSGVDNLLFRRNSVTGAVEVVARDGQGIALNEDLHAN comes from the coding sequence CTGTCGGCCGTGACTGGCGCAGTAGGTATTGGGCTGGCGACGCTGGCCTCCGACGGGTCGATCCTCGACACGTGGTTTCCCGCACCGGAACTGACCGAATCGGGCACCGGCGGCACGTCGCGACTCGCGACGTCGGATGTCCCCGCGGAATTGGGCGCGCTGATCGGCCGCGACGACGACCGCGGCACCGAGACCGTCGCCGTGCGCACGGTCATCGGCTCGCTCGACGATGTGGCCGCCGACGCCTACGACGCCTACCTGCGGCTGCATCTGCTGTCGCACCGGCTGGTGGCGCCGCACGGGCTGAACGCCGGCGGCTTGTTCGGTGTATTGACCAACGTCGTCTGGACTAATCGCGGGCCCTGCGCGATCGCAGGCTTCGAGGCGGTCCGGGCGCGGCTGCGCCGCCACGGCCCGGTGACCGTCTACGGCGTCGACAAGTTCCCGCGGATGGTCGACTACGTCGTGCCCACCGGGGTGCGCATCGCCGACGCCGACCGGGTGCGGCTGGGCGCCCACCTGGCGCCGGGCACGACCGTGATGCACGAGGGCTTCGTCAACTACAACGCCGGCACCCTGGGCGCATCGATGGTGGAGGGCCGCATCTCGGCCGGCGTGGTGGTGGGCGACGGGTCGGACATCGGCGGCGGCGCGTCGATCATGGGCACGCTGTCCGGCGGCGGCACGCAGGTCATTTCGATCGGCAGGCGATGCCTGCTCGGCGCCAACGCGGGCCTGGGCATCTCGCTGGGCGACGACTGCGTCGTCGAGGCCGGCCTGTACGTCACCGCCGGCACCAAGGTCACCACGCCCGCCGGCAAAACGGTCAAGGCCGCCGAGCTCTCCGGCGTCGACAACCTGCTGTTCCGCCGCAATTCGGTCACCGGCGCCGTCGAGGTGGTGGCCCGCGACGGTCAGGGCATCGCCCTCAACGAGGACCTGCACGCCAACTGA
- a CDS encoding alpha/beta fold hydrolase, with amino-acid sequence MVVAIARPKLEGNIAVGRDRQIGFAEFGAPQGRAVFWLHGTPGARRQIPTEARVYAEDHHIRLIGIDRPGIGSSTPHQYENVAAFAEDLRTIADTLGIDTMAVIGLSGGGPYALACAARLPDRVVDAGVLGGVAPTRGPDAISGGAMNLGLRIAPLLRFGGNPLRIGASVVVQAARPIASPALDVYALLSPRADRHLLNRPEFKAMFLDDLLNGSRKQLAAPFNDIMLFARDWGFRLDEVKVPVRWWHGDHDHIIPFAHGEHVVSRLPDAELFHLPEESHLAGLGRGEEILSTLMKVWDERA; translated from the coding sequence ATGGTCGTCGCGATCGCCCGCCCCAAGCTCGAAGGCAACATCGCGGTCGGACGGGACCGCCAAATCGGTTTCGCCGAGTTCGGCGCCCCGCAGGGCCGGGCGGTCTTCTGGTTGCACGGCACTCCGGGGGCCCGCCGGCAGATCCCGACCGAGGCCCGCGTCTACGCCGAAGACCACCACATCCGCCTGATCGGCATCGACCGGCCCGGCATCGGCTCGTCGACACCGCACCAGTACGAGAACGTCGCCGCCTTCGCCGAGGACCTGCGCACCATCGCCGACACGCTCGGGATCGACACGATGGCCGTCATCGGCCTGTCCGGCGGCGGCCCGTACGCCCTCGCGTGCGCGGCGCGCCTGCCCGACCGGGTGGTGGATGCCGGTGTGCTCGGTGGGGTGGCGCCGACGCGCGGGCCGGACGCGATCAGCGGTGGCGCGATGAACCTCGGGTTGCGGATCGCGCCGCTGCTGAGATTCGGGGGTAATCCGCTGCGGATCGGCGCCAGCGTCGTGGTCCAGGCGGCGCGGCCGATCGCATCTCCCGCGCTGGACGTCTATGCGCTGCTCTCACCGCGGGCCGACCGCCACCTGCTCAACCGCCCGGAGTTCAAGGCGATGTTTCTCGACGACCTGCTCAACGGCAGCCGCAAGCAGCTGGCCGCGCCCTTCAACGACATCATGCTGTTCGCCCGCGACTGGGGATTCCGGCTCGACGAGGTGAAGGTCCCGGTCCGCTGGTGGCACGGCGACCACGACCACATCATCCCGTTCGCGCACGGCGAGCACGTCGTCTCCCGGCTGCCCGACGCCGAGCTGTTCCACCTGCCGGAGGAAAGTCACCTGGCCGGACTGGGCCGCGGCGAGGAGATCCTGTCCACCTTGATGAAGGTTTGGGACGAGCGGGCCTGA
- the dapE gene encoding succinyl-diaminopimelate desuccinylase: MLDLRGDPVELTAALVDIPSESGDEARIADEVEAALRAQTSGFDIVRSGNAVLARTRLRRPSRVLLAGHLDTVPAAGNLPSRRENGDLYGCGAADMKSGDAVFLHLAATLAEPAHDLTLVFYDCEEIEAASNGLGRIERELPDWLSADVAILGEPTAGYIEAGCQGTLRVVISATGTRAHSARSWLGDNAIHKLGAVLDRLAGYTARTVDIDGCAYREGLSAVRIDGGVAGNVIPDSASVTVNFRFAPDRSVAAALRHVHDVFDGLDVAIEQTDAAAGALPGLTRPAAKALVEAAGGRVRAKYGWTDVARFAALGIPAVNFGPGDPNLAHRRDERVPVANITAAVEMLRRYLSG; the protein is encoded by the coding sequence GTGCTGGACTTGCGCGGGGACCCCGTCGAACTGACCGCGGCGCTGGTCGACATTCCCAGCGAGTCGGGGGACGAGGCCCGCATCGCCGACGAGGTGGAGGCCGCGCTGCGGGCCCAGACGTCCGGCTTCGACATCGTCCGCAGCGGCAACGCCGTGCTGGCCCGCACCCGGCTGCGGCGGCCGTCGCGGGTGCTGCTGGCCGGGCACCTCGACACCGTCCCGGCGGCCGGAAACCTGCCCAGCCGCCGCGAGAACGGCGACCTCTACGGCTGTGGTGCCGCGGACATGAAGTCCGGCGACGCGGTCTTCCTGCACCTGGCCGCCACGCTGGCCGAGCCGGCGCACGACCTCACGCTCGTGTTCTACGACTGCGAGGAAATCGAAGCGGCGTCAAACGGTTTGGGCCGCATCGAGCGTGAGCTGCCGGACTGGTTGTCCGCCGACGTGGCCATCCTCGGCGAGCCCACGGCCGGCTACATCGAGGCCGGCTGCCAGGGCACGCTGCGCGTCGTGATCAGCGCGACCGGCACCCGCGCGCATTCGGCACGATCCTGGTTGGGCGACAACGCGATTCACAAACTGGGTGCCGTCCTGGACCGGCTGGCCGGGTACACCGCGCGCACCGTCGACATCGACGGCTGCGCCTACCGCGAGGGCCTGTCGGCGGTGCGCATCGACGGCGGCGTGGCCGGCAACGTGATTCCGGACTCCGCGTCGGTGACGGTCAATTTCCGTTTCGCCCCCGATCGATCGGTGGCCGCGGCGCTGCGACACGTGCACGACGTGTTCGACGGCCTCGATGTGGCCATCGAGCAGACGGACGCCGCGGCGGGTGCGTTGCCGGGCCTGACGCGGCCCGCCGCCAAGGCCCTGGTCGAGGCCGCGGGCGGGCGGGTTCGGGCGAAATACGGGTGGACGGACGTGGCGCGGTTCGCGGCGCTGGGGATACCGGCGGTCAATTTCGGGCCGGGCGATCCCAACCTGGCGCACCGGCGCGACGAACGCGTGCCGGTCGCCAACATCACCGCCGCGGTGGAGATGCTGCGGCGCTACTTGAGCGGCTAG
- a CDS encoding AAA family ATPase, with protein MPIRWNVPQHAAALERLDVALGDTGRPGAVVLGPDGCGKSTLARLAAENYVRRHPTTIARWVTGAPSERVVPFGAFGHLVDIADIGKPAALLRAARASLVLDRDLLLVVDDAHDLDVLSATLVYQLALAGAARMIVTARADAAPGAIAALWTDGLLDRIDIEPPGGATTAAEVDAFLAELPTAARSVLDYLAVQEPLSVADLTVLAGDGAVTEAVDWGAAETRVRGGRGDDPVVYTAHPLFAERARAALGADDARRRRTEVVGVLSRHPSEHLSDRLRLASLALDSDAPQRAAEVAAAARQALRLGDLALGERLARSALERSGGLAARLALAHALAWQGRGREADAVLAAVDAGALAEPALMDWALLRAANQFWMLGEPERATAFLRTIRGRVADAGPRTTLDALSATFAMNAGNVGHAVKVAGEVLASPAADDQAVAWAASAAALCAARQGRFDDVEPLAQRALAAEHPGLLRFTIGLGQTTALLMAGRLDAARRLAQQFTDFAELQQPGRAIGEVLLAHVLLADGEFARAATLLVPAAATLQRTGYSWGPLSLTLLATALAQQGDTAAAAKALSRAESRHGTKSALFAPELGVARAWRLASMRDAHGAVAAARDAARMAERGGQSAVALRAWHEAVRLGDTRAADPLARLCGEIDCAVGGIALAHARALAAGDGAALRAVSDDLAAVGMRAAAADAAAQAQRCKG; from the coding sequence GTGCCGATTCGATGGAACGTCCCCCAGCACGCGGCGGCCCTGGAGCGACTCGACGTTGCGCTGGGCGACACGGGCCGGCCCGGGGCCGTCGTGCTCGGACCCGACGGCTGCGGCAAATCCACGTTGGCCCGCCTGGCCGCCGAAAACTATGTCCGGCGGCACCCGACCACGATCGCTCGTTGGGTCACCGGCGCCCCGAGCGAGCGCGTCGTGCCGTTCGGGGCTTTCGGCCATCTGGTGGACATCGCTGACATCGGCAAACCCGCCGCGCTCCTGAGGGCGGCCCGGGCGTCGCTGGTCCTTGATCGCGATCTGCTGCTCGTCGTCGACGACGCCCACGACCTCGATGTGCTGTCGGCCACGCTGGTCTATCAGTTGGCGCTGGCCGGCGCGGCCCGGATGATCGTGACGGCGCGCGCGGACGCCGCGCCGGGCGCCATCGCGGCGCTGTGGACCGACGGCCTGCTGGACCGGATCGACATCGAGCCGCCCGGCGGCGCGACGACCGCGGCGGAGGTCGACGCGTTCCTCGCCGAGCTGCCCACCGCGGCGCGGTCGGTGCTGGACTATCTCGCCGTGCAGGAGCCGCTGTCGGTCGCCGATCTGACCGTCCTCGCCGGCGACGGCGCGGTGACGGAGGCGGTGGACTGGGGCGCGGCGGAAACCCGGGTCCGCGGCGGACGCGGCGACGACCCGGTGGTGTACACGGCACACCCGCTGTTCGCCGAGCGGGCGCGTGCCGCGCTCGGCGCCGACGACGCGCGGCGGCGACGCACCGAGGTTGTCGGGGTGCTGTCGCGGCACCCGTCGGAGCACCTGAGCGACCGGTTGCGGCTGGCGTCGCTGGCGCTGGACAGCGACGCCCCCCAGCGGGCGGCCGAGGTCGCCGCCGCCGCGCGGCAGGCGCTGCGGCTGGGCGACCTCGCGCTCGGCGAACGCCTGGCCCGCTCGGCGCTGGAGCGGTCCGGCGGCTTGGCGGCGAGGCTGGCGCTGGCCCACGCGCTGGCGTGGCAGGGCCGCGGCCGCGAGGCCGACGCGGTGCTGGCCGCCGTCGACGCGGGCGCGTTGGCCGAGCCGGCGCTCATGGACTGGGCGCTGCTGCGGGCGGCCAACCAGTTCTGGATGCTGGGCGAGCCCGAGCGCGCCACCGCGTTCCTGCGGACCATCCGCGGCCGGGTCGCGGACGCGGGACCGCGCACCACGCTCGACGCGCTGAGCGCCACCTTCGCGATGAACGCGGGCAATGTCGGGCACGCCGTCAAGGTCGCCGGCGAGGTGCTGGCCTCGCCGGCGGCCGACGACCAGGCGGTGGCGTGGGCGGCCAGCGCCGCCGCGCTGTGCGCGGCGCGGCAGGGCCGTTTCGACGACGTCGAACCGCTGGCCCAGCGCGCCCTGGCCGCCGAGCATCCCGGGCTGCTGCGCTTCACGATCGGGCTGGGCCAAACGACCGCGCTGTTGATGGCGGGCCGACTCGACGCGGCACGGCGGCTGGCCCAGCAGTTCACCGATTTCGCCGAGTTGCAGCAGCCGGGCCGCGCGATCGGCGAGGTGCTGCTGGCGCACGTGCTGCTCGCCGACGGTGAATTCGCTAGAGCCGCAACGTTGCTCGTGCCGGCCGCGGCCACGCTGCAGCGCACCGGCTACTCGTGGGGGCCGCTGTCGCTGACGCTGCTCGCCACCGCGCTGGCCCAGCAGGGCGACACCGCGGCGGCGGCAAAAGCCTTGAGTAGGGCCGAATCCCGGCACGGGACCAAGTCGGCGCTGTTCGCCCCGGAGCTGGGTGTGGCCCGGGCGTGGCGCTTGGCGTCGATGCGCGACGCGCACGGCGCGGTGGCCGCCGCCCGCGACGCCGCCCGGATGGCCGAACGCGGCGGGCAGTCGGCGGTGGCGCTGCGCGCCTGGCACGAGGCCGTCCGCCTGGGCGACACCCGCGCGGCGGACCCGCTGGCCCGGCTGTGCGGCGAGATCGACTGCGCGGTAGGCGGAATCGCGCTCGCCCACGCGCGGGCGCTGGCGGCCGGTGACGGCGCGGCGCTGCGGGCGGTGTCGGATGACCTGGCGGCGGTCGGGATGCGCGCGGCGGCCGCCGATGCCGCCGCGCAGGCGCAGCGGTGCAAGGGATAG
- the fadD6 gene encoding long-chain-acyl-CoA synthetase FadD6, with protein sequence MSEHDGGARTAVRLTDIAVRAPAVLADAPVIVRGALTGLLARPDSHRSIGSVFQERAARYGDRIFLRFGDQRLTYRDANAAANRYAAVLAARGVGAGDVVAIMLRNSPNAILAMLAAVKCGAVAGMLNYHQRGEVLAHSLGLLDAKVLIAETDLVSAVAGCGGSGSTETLTVEDLERFAVGAPATNPASASAVRARDTAFYIFTSGTTGFPKASVMTHLRWLKALAAFGGIGLRLKSSDTLYCCLPLYHNNALTVALSSVINSGATLALGRSFSASRFWDEVIASDATAFIYIGEICRYLLNQPPKPTDRAHKVRVIAGNGLRPEIWDEFTNRFGIARVCEFYASSEGNTAFINVFNVPRTTGVFPMPLAYVEYDPDTGAPLRDDNGRVRRVPAGRPGLLLSPVNRLQPFDGYTDPESSEKKLVRNAFREGDCWFNSGDVMSPQGMGHAAFVDRLGDTFRWKGENVATTQVEAALASDESVEECTVFGVEIPRTGGRAGMAAVQLRDGAEFDGRSLARAVYGQLPPYALPLFVRVVRELEHTTTFKSRKVELREQAYGPDLQDPLYVLAGREEGYVPYYDEYPEEVALGERPRG encoded by the coding sequence GTGTCCGAGCACGACGGGGGAGCGCGCACGGCGGTCAGGCTGACCGATATCGCGGTTCGCGCGCCGGCCGTCCTGGCCGACGCGCCGGTGATCGTGCGGGGAGCGCTGACCGGGCTGCTGGCCCGGCCGGATTCGCACAGGTCCATCGGCTCGGTGTTCCAGGAACGGGCCGCTCGCTACGGCGACCGGATCTTTTTGAGGTTCGGCGACCAGCGACTCACCTACCGCGACGCCAACGCGGCCGCCAACAGGTACGCCGCGGTGCTGGCCGCGCGCGGCGTGGGCGCAGGCGACGTCGTCGCGATCATGCTGCGCAACTCGCCCAACGCGATCCTGGCGATGCTGGCCGCGGTCAAGTGCGGCGCGGTGGCCGGCATGCTCAACTACCACCAGCGCGGCGAGGTGCTGGCGCACAGCCTGGGCCTGCTCGACGCCAAGGTGCTGATCGCGGAGACCGACCTGGTCAGCGCCGTGGCCGGGTGCGGCGGTTCGGGAAGCACCGAGACGCTGACCGTCGAAGACCTGGAGCGATTCGCCGTCGGCGCCCCGGCCACCAACCCGGCGTCAGCATCGGCGGTGCGGGCCAGGGACACCGCGTTCTACATCTTCACCTCGGGCACAACGGGTTTCCCGAAGGCCAGCGTGATGACCCACCTGCGGTGGCTGAAGGCGCTGGCGGCGTTCGGCGGTATTGGGTTGCGGCTCAAGAGCTCCGACACGCTGTACTGCTGCCTGCCGCTGTATCACAACAACGCGCTGACGGTGGCGCTGTCCTCGGTGATCAATTCCGGGGCGACGCTGGCGCTGGGCCGCTCGTTTTCGGCGTCGAGGTTCTGGGACGAGGTGATCGCCAGCGACGCAACGGCGTTCATCTACATCGGCGAGATCTGCCGGTATCTGCTCAACCAACCGCCCAAGCCCACCGACCGCGCGCACAAGGTCCGCGTGATCGCCGGCAACGGCCTGCGCCCGGAGATCTGGGACGAGTTCACGAACCGCTTCGGGATCGCCCGCGTCTGCGAGTTCTATGCGTCCAGCGAGGGCAACACCGCCTTCATCAACGTCTTCAACGTGCCCCGGACCACCGGTGTGTTCCCGATGCCGTTGGCCTACGTGGAATACGACCCCGACACCGGCGCCCCGCTGCGCGACGACAACGGGCGGGTGCGCCGGGTGCCGGCCGGCCGGCCCGGCCTGTTGTTGAGCCCGGTCAACCGGCTGCAGCCGTTCGACGGCTACACCGACCCAGAGTCGAGCGAAAAGAAGTTGGTGCGCAACGCCTTTCGTGAGGGCGACTGCTGGTTCAACTCGGGCGACGTGATGAGCCCGCAGGGCATGGGGCACGCGGCGTTCGTCGACCGGCTCGGCGACACGTTCCGGTGGAAGGGCGAGAACGTCGCCACCACGCAGGTCGAGGCGGCGCTGGCGTCCGACGAGTCCGTCGAGGAATGCACGGTCTTCGGCGTCGAGATCCCGCGCACCGGCGGGCGCGCCGGGATGGCCGCGGTCCAGCTGCGCGACGGCGCCGAGTTCGACGGCAGGTCGCTGGCCCGCGCCGTGTACGGGCAGCTGCCCCCTTACGCGCTGCCGCTGTTCGTGCGGGTGGTTCGGGAGCTGGAGCACACCACGACGTTCAAGAGCCGCAAGGTGGAGTTGCGCGAGCAGGCCTACGGCCCCGACCTGCAGGACCCGCTGTACGTGCTGGCCGGCCGCGAGGAGGGCTACGTGCCGTACTACGACGAATATCCCGAGGAAGTTGCCTTGGGCGAGCGACCGCGGGGCTGA
- a CDS encoding TIGR00730 family Rossman fold protein, protein MRREREPSRAWAVCVYCASGPEHPELLGLAAELGEAIADRGWTLVWGGGRVSAMGAVASAARARGGRTVGVIPRILMRREIADAQADELIVSDTMRERKQVMEDRADAFIVLPGGVGTLDELFDAWTTGYLGLHGKPIVLLDPFGHYEGLWLWLCGLLDSGYVSQTAMDRVVLVDKVGAALEACAPG, encoded by the coding sequence ATGCGCCGGGAACGCGAACCGTCACGCGCATGGGCGGTGTGTGTGTACTGCGCGTCCGGCCCTGAGCATCCCGAATTGCTTGGGCTCGCTGCGGAACTCGGCGAGGCGATCGCCGACCGCGGCTGGACCCTGGTGTGGGGCGGCGGCCGGGTCTCGGCCATGGGGGCGGTGGCCAGCGCGGCGCGCGCCCGCGGTGGCCGGACCGTCGGCGTCATCCCCCGAATCCTGATGCGCCGCGAGATCGCGGACGCCCAAGCCGACGAGCTGATCGTCAGCGACACCATGCGCGAGCGCAAGCAGGTCATGGAAGACCGCGCCGACGCGTTCATCGTGCTGCCCGGCGGCGTCGGCACCCTGGACGAGCTGTTCGACGCGTGGACCACGGGCTACCTCGGCCTGCACGGCAAGCCCATCGTGCTGCTCGACCCCTTCGGGCACTACGAGGGCCTGTGGCTCTGGCTGTGCGGACTGCTTGACAGCGGGTATGTCTCGCAAACCGCGATGGACCGCGTGGTGCTGGTCGATAAGGTGGGTGCCGCACTAGAGGCGTGCGCGCCCGGCTGA